The proteins below are encoded in one region of Pseudonocardia sp. DSM 110487:
- a CDS encoding MFS transporter, which translates to MTTTVERAGPREWTGLAVLALPCLLVSMDTHVLNLAVPQLTADLRPTGVQLLWVVDAYGFLVAGSLIAAGALGDRVGRRRMMLCGGAGFGVASVLAAWATTPGQLIAARALQGLCGAAILPSTLSLIRTLFLDRRQRTVAIGIWTASFSLGGVAGPLLAGLLLDRFWWGSVFLVAVPVMALLLVVGPVLIPESGDTGTSGLDVPAALLSLAAVLAVVHGIKGLAQDGPQTGPALSILAGCGLAVAFVHHERGRRHPALAPAVFRNVAFTAPLLTNACAFFVLFGTTFLVAQHLQLVLGLSALEAGAWTIPSSLGYLTGSVLGLTAARRVRPAFVVGAGLVLAAAGFGMLSQVDDGLGLLVAGTVVFSVGLAPVYLVTTEMIVSAAPSHQAGSASAVSETGAELGGALGVAVLGSIGAATYRQAMDAAASHSLPPNVQEGARGTLGGALAAAERLPDGPGAELVRDAREAFEAAFRTVEAVGAGLLAVVAVGAVLVLRRVSS; encoded by the coding sequence ATGACGACCACCGTGGAACGAGCGGGACCCCGGGAGTGGACCGGGCTCGCCGTGCTGGCGCTGCCCTGCCTGCTGGTGTCCATGGACACCCACGTGCTCAACCTGGCAGTCCCGCAGCTCACGGCCGACCTGCGGCCCACCGGCGTGCAACTGCTGTGGGTGGTCGACGCCTACGGGTTCCTCGTCGCAGGCTCGCTGATCGCGGCGGGAGCGCTCGGTGACCGCGTCGGCCGCCGACGGATGATGCTCTGCGGTGGCGCCGGGTTCGGCGTGGCCTCCGTGCTCGCGGCATGGGCCACGACTCCGGGCCAGCTCATCGCCGCCCGGGCGCTGCAGGGCCTGTGCGGTGCAGCCATCCTGCCATCCACGCTCTCGCTGATCCGAACGCTCTTCCTCGACCGGCGCCAGCGCACAGTTGCCATCGGGATCTGGACGGCGAGCTTCTCCCTGGGCGGCGTGGCCGGACCGCTGCTTGCCGGGCTGCTCCTCGACCGATTCTGGTGGGGATCGGTGTTCCTGGTGGCCGTGCCGGTGATGGCGCTGCTCCTCGTCGTAGGCCCAGTCCTGATCCCCGAATCGGGCGACACCGGGACGTCCGGCCTCGACGTGCCCGCCGCGCTCCTCTCGCTCGCGGCCGTGCTGGCCGTCGTGCACGGGATCAAGGGACTCGCCCAGGACGGGCCCCAGACCGGGCCGGCGCTGTCGATCCTCGCCGGCTGCGGGCTCGCGGTGGCGTTCGTGCACCACGAGCGAGGCCGGCGGCATCCCGCGCTCGCCCCCGCGGTCTTCCGGAACGTCGCCTTCACCGCGCCGCTGCTGACGAACGCGTGTGCGTTCTTCGTGCTGTTCGGCACCACGTTCCTGGTCGCCCAGCACCTGCAGCTGGTGCTCGGCCTGTCGGCGCTCGAGGCGGGGGCGTGGACGATCCCGTCCTCCCTCGGCTACCTCACGGGCTCGGTGCTCGGCCTCACCGCGGCGCGCCGCGTGCGGCCGGCGTTCGTGGTCGGGGCCGGGCTCGTGCTGGCCGCGGCCGGGTTCGGGATGCTCAGCCAGGTCGACGACGGGCTCGGGCTGCTCGTCGCCGGCACCGTGGTGTTCTCCGTCGGGCTGGCGCCCGTGTACCTGGTGACGACGGAGATGATCGTCTCTGCCGCCCCGTCGCACCAGGCTGGGAGCGCGTCGGCGGTCTCCGAGACCGGCGCCGAGCTCGGCGGTGCGCTGGGCGTCGCAGTCCTGGGCAGCATCGGCGCGGCCACCTACCGGCAGGCGATGGACGCGGCCGCGTCCCACTCCCTACCGCCGAACGTCCAGGAGGGCGCGCGTGGCACCCTCGGCGGAGCGCTCGCGGCAGCCGAACGCCTGCCGGACGGGCCGGGGGCCGAGCTGGTGCGCGATGCCCGCGAGGCGTTCGAGGCGGCGTTCCGCACGGTCGAGGCCGTCGGGGCCGGGCTCCTCGCGGTGGTCGCCGTCGGCGCGGTGCTCGTCCTGCGCCGCGTCAGCTCCTGA